In a genomic window of Rhinoderma darwinii isolate aRhiDar2 chromosome 10, aRhiDar2.hap1, whole genome shotgun sequence:
- the FAM187B gene encoding protein FAM187B encodes MNLLSFTLFLGILVHETSHAKDEDTITLSCPAHRPCRTAFASYNPITLKCDRPENAPVYWQYLDIFHPHARAVTFTQSSGSFPQDEDLDHQEHLKVLDLRSRSVLLSGNLKLLSPRVQDTGIYTCRDEKKHLAYYEIDIQDAQNIYISHARLGHRVHPNTTIDLGEVGTAEVFTVWSGWQPCDRCGMLGERKKVGFCYIKITKNSTVIEEPGPCGLLQSHFSPLQFNHTPELRIETCDGTCHEIASTENEDLTMVVDDYHTYLHADALFRCPMSSIYKPVYWEHGNASFTRLQQMMNNASYVLDKATGGGTLFIPVLNKSEEGVYRCYVDRRLTGRFHVIFLNVQYTSVPQHSSMFMSIITGLSVFLAVLLFVIILQYCKETTDRVIH; translated from the exons ATGAATCTGCTGTCCTTCACGTTATTTTTGGGGATCCTAGTTCACGAGACATCACATGCCAAGGATGAAGACACCATAACCTTGTCTTGTCCGGCTCATCGACCTTGTAGAACGGCTTTTGCCTCTTACAATCCCATAACCCTAAAATGTGACCGGCCTGAAAATGCCCCTGTGTATTGGCAATACCTTGACATCTTCCATCCTCATGCACGGGCAGTGACCTTCACACAAAGTAGTGGTTCCTTCCCTCAAGATGAAGATCTCGACCATCAAGAACACTTGAAGGTCTTGGATTTGAGGTCAAGATCAGTCTTACTTTCGGGAAACCTCAAACTCCTGTCCCCAAGAGTGCAGGACACAGGAATCTACACCTGTAGGGATGAGAAGAAACATTTGGCCTATTACGAAATTGATATCCAGGACGCCCAAAACATTTACATCTCGCATGCCCGTTTGGGCCACAGAGTCCACCCTAACACTACCATAGACCTTGGCGAGGTGGGAACTGCGGAGGTGTTCACCGTATGGAGCGGCTGGCAGCCTTGTGATCGCTGCGGGATGTTGGGTGAAAGAAAGAAGGTTGGGTTCTGCTACATTAAGATCACGAAGAACTCCACAGTTATAGAGGAGCCCGGGCCGTGTGGACTTTTGCAATCCCATTTTAGTCCACTTCAATTTAATCACACGCCGGAATTGAGGATTGAGACGTGCGACGGGACTTGTCATGAGATCGCATCTACGGAGAACGAGGATCTCACCATGGTGGTGGACGATTATCACACTTATCTCCATGCGGATGCCTTGTTTAGGTGTCCAATGTCTTCGATCTACAA ACCCGTATACTGGGAACACGGAAACGCGTCTTTTACCCGCCTACAGCAAATGATGAACAACGCGTCCTACGTCCTGGACAAGGCGACTGGAGGGGGGACCTTGTTTATTCCAGTCCTTAATAAATCGGAGGAGGGCGTCTACAGGTGTTACGTGGACCGTAGGCTGACGGGGCGGTTCCATGTGATATTCCTTAATGTGCAATATACCTCAGTCCCCCAACATTCCTCCATGTTTATGTCCATCATTACCGGTCTGTCCGTGTTCCTGGCGGTTCTTTTATTTGTAATCATCCTCCAGTACTGCAAGGAAACCACCGACCGCGTCATTCATTAG